In Pseudomonadota bacterium, a genomic segment contains:
- a CDS encoding FAD-binding oxidoreductase: MQTAPIASSDLASALSEQLGSQILITDAEEATFLATDVFRAGLPPVAIVAPSSRDELLRCLAIADQYSAPIVVRGGGASYTDAYLATREGTMLIDTRRLKNIDVDEANGFVTVEPGVTWAELKERLDPLGLRTPFWGPFSGIAATVAGSMSQNAISHGSGAHGVSGDSALSMEIAASDGITFHTGTAAAGAPPFARSYGPDTTGLFCGDCGALGVKVSVTLPLLSKRPEFVALSFSYPNFAALHAGMTAAARAGLDDEHFALDAALSQGQIAREERAGRRKEMALSVLKNARSMASGVKQLAKMGLAGDRALKRADYSCHYLVHGVDKKHAEAKAQELRRIMDEVADEIPNTVPTVVQGMPFAPLFAALGPQGERWVPVHGIFSHEDVLPFHVAFDAFVEARQADFEKHGVWVGGMFENVGAAGFLYEIAMYWPDERSIYHDTMIDAEYLGNLPSHPANPAAREYVHQLKEDLVDLYQAHNAGHFQLGKAYPYWDRLDPISQQLIRSIKASTDPKGLLNPDALGIPAI, translated from the coding sequence ATGCAAACAGCCCCCATTGCCAGCAGCGATCTGGCCAGCGCTCTTTCGGAGCAGCTGGGTTCGCAGATTCTGATCACCGACGCCGAAGAGGCCACCTTCCTCGCTACGGACGTTTTTCGTGCGGGGCTGCCGCCGGTGGCCATCGTTGCGCCATCGAGCCGCGACGAGCTGTTGAGATGCCTGGCGATTGCCGATCAATACAGCGCGCCTATTGTGGTTCGGGGCGGCGGCGCGTCTTACACCGATGCCTATCTCGCCACGCGAGAGGGCACGATGCTGATCGACACTCGACGGCTCAAAAATATCGACGTGGATGAGGCAAATGGTTTTGTCACCGTCGAGCCGGGCGTGACCTGGGCCGAGCTCAAGGAGCGGCTGGACCCGCTGGGTCTAAGAACTCCCTTCTGGGGGCCATTTTCCGGCATCGCCGCAACCGTTGCGGGTTCGATGAGCCAGAACGCGATCAGTCATGGCAGCGGGGCCCACGGCGTGTCGGGCGACTCGGCGCTGAGCATGGAGATTGCGGCCAGCGACGGCATAACGTTCCACACGGGAACGGCGGCCGCCGGCGCTCCGCCGTTCGCTCGCAGCTACGGCCCGGATACCACCGGACTGTTTTGCGGCGACTGCGGCGCGCTTGGCGTCAAGGTCTCGGTGACGCTTCCGCTGCTCAGCAAGCGCCCGGAGTTTGTTGCCCTGTCGTTTTCCTATCCAAACTTTGCCGCCCTGCACGCGGGCATGACCGCGGCGGCCCGCGCGGGGCTGGACGACGAACATTTTGCGCTAGACGCAGCGCTGTCTCAGGGACAGATCGCGCGCGAGGAGCGGGCGGGCCGGCGCAAGGAAATGGCGCTGTCGGTGCTCAAAAACGCCCGCTCCATGGCCAGTGGCGTCAAGCAGCTCGCCAAGATGGGGTTGGCCGGAGACCGGGCGCTGAAGCGTGCCGACTATTCCTGCCACTACCTCGTGCACGGCGTGGACAAGAAACACGCTGAGGCCAAGGCGCAGGAGCTGCGCCGAATCATGGACGAAGTGGCTGACGAAATTCCGAACACCGTACCGACGGTGGTGCAGGGTATGCCCTTTGCGCCGCTCTTTGCCGCGCTGGGTCCCCAGGGTGAGCGCTGGGTACCCGTCCACGGCATTTTCTCGCACGAGGATGTGCTGCCCTTCCACGTGGCTTTCGACGCTTTCGTCGAAGCGCGCCAGGCGGACTTCGAGAAACACGGCGTGTGGGTCGGCGGCATGTTTGAAAACGTGGGGGCGGCCGGCTTCCTCTATGAGATCGCGATGTACTGGCCCGATGAACGCAGCATCTACCACGACACCATGATCGACGCCGAATACCTCGGCAATCTGCCCAGCCATCCGGCCAATCCGGCAGCCCGCGAGTATGTACATCAGCTCAAAGAAGACTTGGTGGACCTATATCAGGCGCACAACGCTGGTCACTTTCAGCTCGGCAAGGCCTATCCCTACTGGGACCGGCTGGACCCGATCAGTCAGCAGTTAATCCGCTCGATCAAAGCCAGCACCGATCCCAAGGGATTGCTTAACCCCGACGCCCTGGGTATTCCCGCAATCTGA
- a CDS encoding FAD-dependent monooxygenase, whose product MHDIAIAGGGIGGLTAACGLLKAGHRVRVFEQSPDPGEFGAGLSIAPNAAAVLNELGLRDQILALSNLPQDGRVHDGRSGDLLSTTPYGEAVREHFGDYYYQTPRSSLYDLLAETIHALDPDCIHTGHRVTGYSEHRGYATLHFAGQPDQEAEVLIGADGLRSVLRGSMVGEVPARFTRYIAWRALIPMTDLPESYQAPRSNVWIGPQRNFVFYPLADNTQLNCAMFAGDSDWTEEGWRQRAEVAEIRQAYQDFHPTVQTVIDALPADGCYKWALFDRDPLSRWHTPRVALLGDAAHPMLPFLGQGASMALEDAAELIHALGQHADPDRALAAYQAARLERANWVLLESRAAGERFASPNPSASLFSNDQAMQTGKLFGWRPPALAKG is encoded by the coding sequence GTGCACGATATTGCGATTGCCGGCGGCGGCATCGGAGGGCTGACCGCAGCCTGCGGTCTCCTGAAAGCGGGGCACCGGGTCAGGGTCTTCGAGCAGTCGCCGGATCCAGGCGAGTTTGGCGCGGGGCTGTCGATAGCGCCCAACGCTGCCGCGGTGCTCAATGAGCTCGGCCTGCGTGACCAGATTTTGGCGTTGTCGAACCTGCCGCAGGACGGGCGCGTCCACGATGGCCGCAGCGGGGACCTGCTTTCTACCACACCCTACGGTGAAGCCGTCCGTGAGCACTTCGGCGACTACTACTATCAAACGCCTCGCTCCTCCCTCTACGACCTGCTGGCTGAGACGATCCATGCGTTGGACCCGGACTGTATCCACACCGGGCACCGGGTGACGGGATACAGCGAACACCGCGGCTACGCGACGCTGCACTTTGCCGGGCAGCCCGATCAGGAGGCTGAGGTGTTGATTGGAGCGGACGGTCTTCGCTCGGTCCTTCGCGGCTCGATGGTGGGTGAGGTGCCGGCCCGCTTTACCCGATACATCGCATGGCGGGCTCTGATTCCGATGACGGATTTGCCCGAGTCGTATCAGGCGCCTCGCTCCAACGTCTGGATCGGGCCCCAACGCAACTTCGTCTTCTATCCACTCGCCGACAACACGCAGCTGAATTGTGCGATGTTCGCCGGAGACAGCGACTGGACCGAAGAAGGCTGGCGGCAGCGCGCGGAGGTCGCGGAGATCCGGCAGGCCTACCAGGATTTCCACCCAACCGTACAAACGGTGATCGACGCCCTCCCGGCTGACGGCTGCTACAAATGGGCGCTGTTCGACCGCGACCCGCTGTCGCGCTGGCATACGCCGCGGGTGGCGCTGCTTGGCGATGCCGCGCACCCCATGCTCCCGTTTCTTGGCCAGGGGGCGTCGATGGCGCTGGAGGATGCCGCTGAGCTCATCCATGCGCTGGGTCAACACGCTGATCCGGATCGGGCGCTTGCCGCTTACCAGGCGGCCCGGCTGGAGCGCGCGAACTGGGTGCTCCTGGAGTCGCGAGCGGCCGGCGAACGTTTTGCGAGCCCCAACCCGAGCGCTTCGCTGTTCAGCAACGATCAGGCGATGCAAACCGGCAAGCTGTTTGGCTGGCGACCGCCCGCCCTGGCCAAAGGGTAA
- a CDS encoding class I adenylate-forming enzyme family protein — protein sequence MNLAGVLRAGARNRPDHPAIEWAGGTLSYEALWREVALAAGWLAEHGVEEGDRVGLCLKEHPAHLVLHFAIPYLGAVLVPMDHRWTDGEKLATGRSMSVKLLIHEPSATPPQDLASAALPEAWPARDEPPALTDGGDQIWLVSLSSGTTGRPKGALVSHQQMLERFINQWVTLGFNVSDRFYAASPLYFGAGRSFAMCFLAAGATVVMSPPPQKPAQILREINELAVTAAFLVPTSLRRIAPLAAGSQPAWPNLRRLVVSGEPLFPDEAAQFRERLCPRLLAYYASSEGGGVSVLQPEDFGEYSATVGRAGFRLEVEIVDSDGEPLPAGETGRLRYRGPGLARAFVDEHGQQQDETGGWFYPGDLASVDSRGFITLRGREKDVIIRGGVNIYPAEIERLLGRQPGVAEVAVVGRESEGRGQEVVAFYAGDPDPMTLQAVCKEQLAPYKVPAEFICLAELPKAGSGKINKKALPDP from the coding sequence ATGAACCTCGCCGGCGTGCTTCGCGCCGGTGCGCGAAACCGGCCTGATCATCCGGCCATCGAATGGGCCGGCGGGACCCTAAGCTACGAAGCCCTGTGGCGCGAAGTGGCGCTGGCGGCTGGCTGGCTGGCTGAGCATGGCGTCGAGGAAGGCGATCGGGTCGGTCTGTGTTTAAAGGAACACCCGGCCCATCTGGTGCTGCATTTTGCGATCCCCTATCTGGGAGCGGTGCTGGTGCCCATGGATCATCGCTGGACGGACGGCGAGAAGCTGGCGACCGGCCGGTCGATGAGCGTCAAACTGCTGATTCACGAACCTTCGGCCACCCCTCCGCAGGATCTGGCATCCGCCGCGCTGCCCGAGGCCTGGCCGGCGCGGGACGAACCGCCGGCCCTCACGGATGGCGGCGACCAGATCTGGCTGGTGTCGTTATCGTCGGGTACCACCGGACGACCCAAAGGTGCGCTCGTCTCGCACCAGCAGATGCTGGAGCGATTTATCAATCAGTGGGTGACGCTCGGCTTTAACGTCAGCGACCGCTTCTACGCCGCGTCGCCGCTGTACTTCGGCGCCGGCCGTTCCTTCGCGATGTGTTTCCTGGCGGCTGGTGCCACCGTTGTGATGTCGCCGCCGCCGCAGAAGCCGGCCCAAATTCTCCGCGAGATTAATGAGCTGGCGGTCACCGCGGCGTTCCTGGTGCCGACCAGCCTGCGCCGCATCGCCCCGCTTGCCGCCGGGTCGCAGCCCGCCTGGCCCAACCTTCGCCGACTTGTGGTGTCGGGTGAGCCGCTGTTTCCCGACGAGGCTGCGCAGTTCCGCGAGCGATTGTGCCCACGGCTGCTGGCCTACTATGCCTCGAGCGAAGGTGGTGGCGTGTCTGTGCTGCAGCCGGAAGATTTTGGTGAGTACTCAGCTACGGTGGGTCGCGCCGGCTTCCGGCTAGAGGTAGAGATCGTGGACTCTGACGGGGAGCCGCTTCCTGCGGGGGAAACCGGCCGCCTGCGCTACCGCGGGCCTGGCCTGGCGCGCGCTTTTGTCGACGAGCACGGGCAGCAGCAGGATGAAACCGGCGGCTGGTTTTACCCTGGTGATCTGGCCAGCGTCGACTCGCGGGGTTTCATCACGCTGCGGGGCCGAGAGAAAGACGTGATCATTCGCGGCGGGGTCAATATCTATCCAGCCGAAATCGAGCGGCTGCTGGGACGCCAGCCGGGCGTTGCTGAGGTGGCGGTGGTCGGGCGTGAGAGCGAAGGCCGCGGGCAGGAGGTGGTGGCGTTTTATGCCGGTGACCCCGATCCGATGACGCTACAGGCAGTCTGTAAAGAGCAGCTTGCCCCTTACAAAGTCCCCGCCGAGTTCATTTGCCTGGCTGAGCTGCCGAAAGCTGGCTCGGGAAAAATCAACAAGAAGGCGTTGCCGGACCCTTAG
- a CDS encoding amino acid aminotransferase translates to MFEQISRVPPDVILGLIAAYKADPNPNKVDLGVGVYQTEEGLTPVLDCVKEAETALNRSESSKAYLGPRGVVGFNESISRLLLGPDHPALEAGRITTIQTPGGTGALRVAGEVIKYVRPDSTIWVPTPTWPNHEALFPAAGFSLERYRYRDGSTGELDFAGMLEDLGQLGPNDVVVMHACCHNPAGIDLNAEQWSQVVDLGVDRGFLPLVDMAYQGFGVDLDTDAILIRLLADRAQEFMVTSSCSKNFGLYRERCGAISMVLPNRDKALDAESIINSTTRGIYSMPPTHGPGIVDLILKSEELTARWHDELAAMRDRINGQRSKLVQKLRDAGVQRDFSFIERQFGMFSLLGISPEEVARLRDEFSIYLVGDTRFNVAGLRDNNLDYFVSSVYEVLA, encoded by the coding sequence ATGTTTGAGCAGATTTCTCGCGTACCCCCGGACGTCATTCTCGGCCTCATTGCGGCGTACAAAGCGGACCCCAATCCGAACAAGGTGGACCTGGGTGTGGGGGTTTACCAGACCGAGGAAGGGCTTACACCGGTCCTCGATTGCGTCAAAGAAGCGGAAACGGCGCTCAACCGGTCAGAAAGCAGCAAAGCCTATCTGGGGCCTCGGGGTGTCGTGGGCTTTAATGAGTCGATCAGTCGCCTGCTGCTGGGTCCGGATCATCCGGCGCTCGAGGCCGGCCGCATCACTACAATCCAGACGCCCGGCGGTACCGGAGCACTGCGGGTGGCCGGTGAGGTCATCAAGTATGTCCGGCCTGACTCGACAATCTGGGTGCCAACCCCGACCTGGCCGAATCACGAGGCGCTGTTTCCCGCGGCGGGCTTCAGTCTTGAACGTTATCGATACCGGGACGGCAGCACCGGCGAGCTGGACTTCGCCGGCATGCTCGAAGATCTGGGGCAGCTCGGTCCAAACGACGTCGTGGTGATGCACGCATGCTGTCATAACCCGGCGGGCATCGACCTGAACGCTGAGCAGTGGTCACAGGTCGTCGACCTGGGCGTGGACCGCGGGTTCCTGCCGCTGGTCGACATGGCCTATCAGGGTTTTGGCGTCGATCTGGACACGGACGCCATCCTGATCAGACTGCTGGCCGACCGGGCTCAGGAGTTTATGGTGACCAGCTCCTGCTCAAAAAACTTCGGCCTGTATCGTGAACGATGTGGCGCTATTTCTATGGTGCTGCCGAATCGCGACAAGGCGCTCGACGCTGAGTCGATCATCAATTCAACCACCCGCGGGATCTACTCCATGCCGCCGACCCACGGTCCTGGCATTGTCGACCTTATTTTAAAGTCCGAAGAGCTCACGGCTCGCTGGCACGATGAGCTGGCCGCCATGCGAGACCGCATCAACGGTCAGCGCAGCAAGCTGGTACAAAAGCTAAGAGACGCCGGGGTCCAACGCGATTTTTCGTTTATCGAGCGTCAATTCGGCATGTTTTCCCTGCTGGGCATATCACCGGAAGAGGTCGCACGGCTCCGCGACGAGTTCTCTATCTATCTGGTCGGCGATACCCGGTTCAACGTGGCGGGTCTGCGCGACAACAATCTGGACTATTTTGTTAGTTCGGTCTACGAGGTACTGGCCTGA
- a CDS encoding superoxide dismutase, whose protein sequence is MAFELPALPYAADALEPHVSADTFSYHHGKHHNAYISKLNAALETEAGEKYAGMSLVEITRKAAAEGDQGTFNNAAQSWNHEFLWHSMAPSGGGEPSGALADAINSTFGSLDAFKEQFAAAAAGQFGSGWAWLVATDSGLEIRATGNAETPLTESGVKPLLTLDVWEHAYYLDHQNNRPGYISAFLDHLINWEFAANNFA, encoded by the coding sequence ATGGCTTTTGAACTGCCGGCTTTGCCGTACGCAGCCGACGCGCTGGAACCGCACGTTTCAGCGGATACCTTCAGCTACCACCACGGCAAACACCACAACGCCTATATCAGCAAGCTCAACGCTGCGCTGGAGACTGAAGCGGGCGAAAAATATGCAGGCATGTCGCTGGTGGAAATCACCCGCAAGGCCGCCGCTGAGGGTGATCAGGGCACTTTCAACAACGCTGCGCAGAGCTGGAACCACGAATTTCTGTGGCACAGCATGGCGCCCAGCGGCGGTGGTGAACCCAGCGGTGCGCTGGCCGACGCGATCAACAGCACCTTCGGCAGCCTGGATGCTTTTAAAGAGCAGTTTGCCGCTGCGGCCGCAGGGCAGTTTGGCAGCGGCTGGGCCTGGCTGGTTGCCACCGACTCGGGGCTGGAGATCCGCGCGACCGGCAACGCTGAGACGCCGCTGACCGAGTCTGGGGTAAAGCCGCTGCTGACGCTCGACGTCTGGGAGCACGCCTACTATCTGGACCACCAGAACAATCGGCCGGGCTACATCTCAGCGTTCCTCGATCATTTGATCAACTGGGAATTTGCGGCCAACAACTTTGCATAA
- a CDS encoding amidohydrolase family protein codes for MSAEPLDYKAIDAVVNIWTERALSCRPDWGPQFFSGKMRAKQGLMAGLTLEEMVQRMDDAGIGHGFLVAAKSGRPGLPGCYHMPLEVVADAVQEYPKRFSGLCGIDPFMGMEGVRQLEYAVKELGFIGAHLYPHWFELAPDHAKYYPFYTKCCELGVPVQMQVGQSMNYSPDYRCRSVGQPIKLDPVACDFPELKLIGIHVGIPWTDEMIAMCWKHDNVFIGSDAHSPKYWPESFIRYIDSYGSGKVMFGTDFPVLDFARTMGEIRDLPIRESSLKKLLRDNVIKVYGLPEDAGT; via the coding sequence ATGAGTGCCGAGCCGCTGGACTACAAAGCCATCGACGCCGTGGTCAACATCTGGACCGAGCGCGCGTTGTCCTGTCGCCCGGACTGGGGGCCGCAGTTTTTCTCCGGCAAGATGAGGGCCAAGCAGGGGTTGATGGCCGGCCTGACGCTGGAAGAGATGGTGCAGCGGATGGACGACGCCGGCATTGGGCATGGCTTTCTGGTGGCGGCCAAGTCGGGGCGCCCCGGACTTCCGGGCTGCTACCACATGCCCCTGGAAGTCGTGGCCGACGCCGTGCAGGAGTATCCGAAGCGGTTTTCCGGACTCTGCGGCATCGATCCCTTTATGGGCATGGAGGGCGTCCGTCAGCTGGAGTACGCGGTCAAGGAACTCGGTTTCATCGGCGCACACCTTTACCCCCACTGGTTTGAGCTGGCCCCTGACCACGCCAAGTACTACCCGTTCTACACGAAGTGCTGCGAGCTCGGCGTGCCCGTGCAGATGCAGGTTGGGCAGTCGATGAACTATTCCCCGGACTACCGCTGCCGGAGTGTTGGTCAGCCGATCAAGCTGGACCCGGTGGCCTGTGATTTCCCAGAGCTTAAGCTGATCGGGATCCATGTCGGGATCCCGTGGACGGACGAGATGATTGCGATGTGCTGGAAGCACGACAACGTGTTTATCGGCAGTGATGCCCACAGCCCCAAGTATTGGCCGGAGAGCTTCATTCGCTATATCGACAGCTATGGCAGCGGCAAAGTGATGTTTGGGACCGATTTTCCGGTGCTGGATTTCGCCCGCACGATGGGCGAGATACGGGATCTGCCAATCCGCGAGAGCTCGCTGAAAAAGCTGCTTCGCGACAACGTCATCAAGGTTTATGGCCTGCCGGAAGACGCCGGCACATGA